The following is a genomic window from Ignavibacteriota bacterium.
AAAACAACATCATCCCCACGAACACCAACAGCGGTATGATCCGGTTCTTCGAGTGATTGATCTCGGGGATAAGGTCGCTCGCCCCCACGTAGGTGGCGATACCCGCCGAGAACGCGAACGCGATACCCACCAGCTTCTCGCTGATCCCACCCAGCATCAATGCACTTGCAGCACCGAGGAACGTCGCGACACCAACAACAATGGAAGCGATGAGCGCCATACGCCGGTCGTGCTTCGCTGCGAGCATCACCGATGCGATGGTGAGCCCCTCCGGGATCTTGTGCATGGTCACCGCAATGAAGATGAGCAAACCCACCAGATAGTCGAACTGGATGCCGACCGCGATCGTGAAGCCGTCGAAGAACGCATGGATACACAATCCGAGGAATGTCGAGTAGCTTGCCACCTGCGAGATCATCACCTCACTGTGCGTCTCTTCGCCAAAATGCAGGTGGCCGACGATCGTGTGCTCGAAGAAATGCAGGACCGCATACCCTGCCAGCATGTACAGCGGGGCGCTCGGGCCGACCGTATGGAGCGCTTCGGGCACGAGTTCGATGAAGACCAGGGAGAGAAGAAAGCCCGCGCTGAGCGCGAGGAGGTATTCCTGGACGCGTGCAGGCCAGGAGCGGCGGAGAACAACGAACACGCCACCGAGCACTTCCGCACCGCCGGCGACCAGTCCATACAGGAGAACGGCGAGGGTCATCGAGGTATCATTCATTGCGCATAGGGAGTTGTCATGTATCGTTCGGCCTGCTGGTGAGCATCCTTATACGACTTGAGCCCCAGCACCTTCGTGTACTGCTTGCGGGCAGGCTCCCGCTTCCCCTGAAGGTCGTACACATGCCCGATCTTCAGGTTCGCCATGGTCATGAACCCGGAGGGTTCCTTCACATCCAACTGCCGGCTCAGTTCATCGCACCGGTACAGATGGAGGAGCGCCTCATCATACTTGTGCAGCGCCGTCGCGCAGGTCCCCAGATAGTACTCCGCCTCCCGCTCCACATTCATGGTGTATCCGCGCGCACCCTGACGGCATTTCGCCTGGATCTCCGCCCAGACCCCCGCCGCACGTTCATAATTCCCCATCACCGCATAGCAGCGTCCGAGGTACTTGTGGAACACCATGTTGCCCGGGAAGCGGTCGTGCAGCGACTGCGCGAGCGCCAGGGCTTTCGTGTAGTCGCGCTCGTACGAATAGTAGATCTGCAACAGGAAGTACGACGTCTCGACGGCGGCATACTTCGCTTTCTGGGACGCGATGATGAGCTGCTCCAGGCCCTTCGCCCTGTCGCCCGCGGGCACGAACAGCATCAGCGGTTTCACCACGGGGTACTCGTTCGGTATCACCTCGGCGTAATAGTTGTAGATCCCCGTGCCAAGATAGATGTCATAGTTGCCCGGATCGAGCTCCGACGCCTTGCGCACCAACGGCAGGGCCTGCCGGCCGGCGTAGGCCGCCTCCATCCATTCATCCCGGTGGAACCGTAACCTCCCCTCAAAACCAATGGCCCCGCCTTTGAAGAAGATCGCATCCACATCGTTCTCGTTCAGGTCAAGCATCGAATCACAGATCGCCACAACATGATCCAGGTTGCGATAGAAGCGCTGATCGTACTGCTGATCGTCGATGTCGATCATGATCTTCCACCACAGCACCATCGCACGGAAGAAGTGGCCGGCGGGATGCGAGGGGCGGAGACGCACCAGGGTCGCAAAGTCCTGGTCCGCCGCCTCGAATTCGAGGTTATACACGTGCGAGATCCCCCGCTGGACCGCGGCTTCGAACACCGAGTCCTTCGGCACCTGTCCGTTCGAACGGAACAGTGGGATCAGCAGGAGAAGCAACAGGAACCTGTACTTCATGCAACGACTCCGTCCGTGGACGTTGCGCCCGCAGGCGGGACCGGCGGCAAGACATCCTCCACGGAGTCCAGCGTGATGATCCCCTCCGGAGCCGCAAGATATCGGGATTTCAGGATATACCACGTTCCGAGGATCAACGCGAGCGTGGCCAGCACACTCCCTTCCGGTCCGAACGAACCACCGGTGATCCACTCCGGCCCTGCGACCGTCGCATTCCACAGCCGGTGCTCCGAGAACGTGATCCCGCTCGTCGGGAATCCATAGACCGTGGTCTGGGTGAAGTTCCACGCCATATGCAACCCGAACGGCAGCCACAGGCTCCGGGTCTTCTGGTATGCGAACGACAGCCAGATCCCCGCGAGCACCACATTGGCTGTGCTGAGCGCATTCGCGTTGGGGTTGTTGATGTGTCCGACGCCGAAGATCGCGGACATGATCAGGATCGACGGCAGGACCGTGATCCCCTGCGACAGGGTCTGGAACACATAGCCACGGAACAGCACCTCTTCGCTTGCCGCGGCGAGGGAGAAGAACGCGACCGCATAGACCACAGTGAAGAAGATCTCCCCGAAAGAACGGTCGAGCCAGCCGACCCGTGCGTATCCCAGGGCCAGCAGCACGATGAAGATCCCGCTCATCATCAGGAACCCGATCAGAAACCCCATGCCGAGCTCGCGCACGGCACGGGGATGGAACCAGAGTCCGATCGCCGCCAGGGGTTTCTGATTCACAAAGCGGACGATCACCCATGTCACGAACAGCACGGTGGAAAGCAGCAACAGGGCATCCACGATATCGCTGGCGAGCCCGGCCCACCGGGAAAGAGCGACCACACCCGAAGCCAGGAAGGCCGTTCCGATCAGGAACATCATGATCTTCCAACCGGAACGGACGTCGCCGTGCCGGGTCAGGAATACGTAGCGGATCGCGTCCTTCATGCGGCCGCCGCTCAGAAGCGTTCCCGCAGGTACGTCAGCAGCTGCGCCGCTGCCACGCGCTCCTGCTTCATGGAATCGCGCTCACGCACGGTCACGGACTGGTCGGTCAGCGTCTGCGAATCCACCGTGATGCAGAACGGCGTACCGACCTCATCCTGGCGGCGGTAGCGCCGGCCCACGGCGCCGCTGTCGTCATAGAAGACGCGGAAGTGGGGCCGGAGCTCGGCCTCGATCTTCTTCGAGATCTCGGGCATCCCGTCGCGGTTGACCAGCGGGAAGATGGCGGCTTTCGTCGGCGCGAGCTTCGGATGCAATTTCATCACGACCCGGGTCTCGGTCTTCCCGTCCGCGGTCGGCGCTTCCTCTTCATTGTACGCATTCACCAGGAACGCCATGAACGAACGGCTTGCACCCGCGGAGGTCTCGATGATGAACGGGGTGAACTTCTCCTTCCCCTGCTCTTCAAAATACTTCATCGACTTGCCGGAGTACTTCTCGTGCTGTGTCAGATCGAAATCACTCCGGTTGTGGATGCCTTCGATCTCTCCCCACCCGAACGGGAAGAGGTACTCGATATCGTAGGCGTCCTTGGCATAGTGGGCAAGCTTGTCGGGCTCGTGCTGGTGGAAGCGCAGCTTGTCCATGCCCATGCCGAGCCCCTGGAACCACGCGATGCGCTGCTCCTTCCAGTAATTGAACCACTCCACGTCGGAGCCGGGTTTCACGAAGAACTGCATCTCCATCTGCTCGAACTCGCGCGTGCGGAACAGGAAGTTCTTGGTGTTGATCTCGTTGCGGAACGCCTTGCCGATCTGCGCGATGCCGAACGGCACCTTCTGGCGCGAGGAGGCCTGCACGTTCAGGAAGTTGACGAAGATCCCCTGCGCCGTTTCGGGGCGCAGATAGACCACGGCACCTGCATCTTCCACCGGGCCGACAAACGTCTTGAACATCAGGTTGAACTGGCGCGCTTCGGTGAACTTCCCTTCCGACTGGCATTTGTGCGCCTTGCGGCCCTTGTAGGCCGCGCTGCCGCACATCGCATCCTCGACCTGATCCGCGCGGAAACGCGCCTTACACTCTTTGCAGTCCACCATCGGATCGGTGAAGTTCGCCACATGGCCCGACGCTTCCCAGACGGTCGGATGCATCAGGATGGCGGCATCCAACCCTTCCACGTCTTCGCGGTAGGTCATCGCCTGCCACCACTGCTCCTTCACGTTCCGGAGCAATTCGACCCCCAGGGGGCCGTAATCCCAGCATCCGTTCAGGCCGCCGTAGATCTCGCTCGATTGAAAGACGAAGCCGCGCCGCTTCGCGAGCGACACGATCTTTTCCATGACGTCGGTGTTATTTGCCATGTTCCTTTCCTGCTTTCGTGGTTTCGTTCATGTCCAATATCACACTCAGAATCGTTTCCTCGTCCCGTACGACGTGGAGCGTCACGGTGCGGTCGTGTGTCCTCTCCGTCCCGACCACATGGGCACCCCAGGGCTCCACCTTTGCGTTGAGCGCATGGTTGAACTCGGCAGAGGAGAAATCCTTCGGCAACCGCAGCCGGTATTCGGTCCTGACCGGCCGACCGTTCCGGTCCTTCACGTCGCGCACTTTGAGCGACGCGGGCGGGACCCGGAACTCGGCACAGATGGCTTCAAGCCCACGGCGGATCTCAGCATCGCCCGGCGTTACCACCGGGGCAGCATTCTTCCGTGCCGGTTCACGCACGGTGGCGCTGCGCGGTGCAAGCACGACAGCGAGGAGGCCGAGCACCAGCGAGAGCACGGCAAGTCCTGCAACGATCACCACCCGGGACTTCTGCGACACTCCGAACATATGATCACGTATCCTTGAATGCCGGTGGGCGTTTCTCCAGGAAGGCACGCACGCCCTCTCTGCCATCTCCTGTCGCGCAGCTCGCACCGAACAGGGCCGCTTCAACCTTCATCCCGTCCGCCGGCGATCCCGATCCCGCTGCGTGCACCGCTTCGATCAACGCACGCACGGCCGGCCGACTCTTTCCGGCGAGCGTCCCTGCCATCTGGGACGCAGCAGCAGCAAGGTCGGCGTGCGGCACGACCATATTCACCAGCCCGATCCTGTGCGCCTCGTCGGCGGACACAGGCGCCCCCGTGAGCATCATCGCAAGCGCTCTGCCCTGTCCGATGAGCCGCGGCAACCGTTGCGTGCCGCCATAGCCCGGGATGATGCCGAGATTGATCTCCGGCTGGCCGAACCGCGCCTTGTCGGACGCTATCCGCAGCGTACAGGCGAGGGCAAGTTCGCACCCCCCGCCGAGCGCATAGCCGTTCACGGCCGCGATCACAGGCTTGCCGCACCGCTCGATGAGGTCGAACACCGCCTGTCCCCCGCGCGAAAACGCTTCGCCGCTGTCTCTGTCAAGCGCCGTCAATTCTTCGATATCGGTCCCCGCAACGAACGACTTGTCGCCGGCACCCGTGATCACGATCGCACCCACCGCCGGATCATCGCGCAGCTCCGTCACGGCATCGTGCAATTCCTTCTTGGCCATGGCATTCAGCGCATTCAGCTTGTCGGGGCGGTTGATCGTGATCGTCCCGACGCCGTCGCGCACATCGATGAGAATCGTTGTGTACGCCATGCTTCACCCTCCTAATTAAGAATTAAGAATTCTTCGTTCTTAATTCTTAATTCATACGACTTCCACCCGGCTCTGATCCCCGATCAGAAACCTGTGCACGAGCGGCTTTCCTGTCGCCCTCACGATCTCCACATCGTTCCCGAGGATACTGCCTTCGAGCCGGATCCCGATGTCCATGATCTTGCAGTCGCGCAGGATGATGCTGTATTCGATCTCACTCTTGCGGACCGTAGTGTTGTTGCCGATGGACGAGAAGGGGCCGATGTACGCGTCCTCGATCACACAGCCCTCGCCGATGATCGCCGGCCCGCGCACGACGCTGTTGATCACCCGTGCGCCCTTCTCGATGATCACCTTGCCCGCGACCGCGGACCGCGCGTCCACATCGCCCTGGATGGACGGGATCAGATTATCCAGGACCAGCCGGTTGGCTTCCAGCAGATCATTCGGCTTTCCGGTATCCTTCCACCATCCGGTGATCTCGGTATAGCCGACCTTATACCCTTTGTCGATCAGATACTGATGCGCGTCCGAGATCTCAAGTTCCCCGCGGGCGCTGGGTGCGATCGCCTTCACGGCCTCGAAGATGTGATGGTCGTACAGATAGATGCCGGCAACGGCATAGGAGCTCTTCGGCTTCGAGGGCTTCTCCTCGACCGCCACGATGCGGCCATCCTTGATCTCGGGCACACCGAAGCGTTCCGGATCCTGCACCTTCGCCAGCGTCAGAAAGCAATTGCTGTTGCTCTTCTCGAAATCATCGATGAACCGCTTCACACCACCCACCACCATATTGTCGCCGAGGTAAAGATGAACCTGTCCTTCCCGATGAATCCTTCGGCGAGCGCAACAACCTGGGCGAGTCCGCCCGGGGTGAGTTGCGGAATGTAGGTGATATGCACCCCCCAGCGCGAGCCGTCTCCCATGGCGACCGGCACTTCATCACTATCGGCGTTGATGACGATGCCGATCTCCTTGATCCCCGCCGCCGCCGCCGCTTCGACCGCATAGTGGAGGATGGGCTTATTGGCGATCGGAATGAGGTGCTTGTTCCGGGTATGGGTGATCGGACGCAGGCGTGTGCCACGCCCGCCGCTTGCGATGAGTGCTTTCATAGATGCTTCCTCTTCTGTCCTTTCAGTGGGAGATGGGGTTCAAGCAGACGAAGGAGCTCATCCTTCTGCGCCGGCGCAAGCGAACCGCTTCTGGTGGCGAGGCGGGTGGTTTCCAGCGACACTGCTGCATAGAATGGGGTCAGGTCGGGCGCAAAGCGCTCCAGGGCATCGAGATGACGTGCAACGGTTTCGACCCCGCCCCGCGCGATGGGTCCCGTGAGCGCAACTTCGGGCGTCGCCGCCCGTGCGTTGCCGATACTCCCCATGATGATCGGGAAATAGATGCTCATCCAATCCGTGCCCTCCGGCGCGAATGTCGACGACATCTGGCGGAGGACGCCGAAGAGTGTGGTGAGATGGTTCGATGCGACCACGGCGGCTGCGTGATAGAATTCGCGCATCGCCGGAGGCACCTCGATCACATAGCCTTTCAGCGCACGGGCCAGCGCATAGGCCGCGCGCACACCCGCCGCCGCACCATCCACACCATAATAGATGCCCCGGATGTTCGGGACGATATCTTCAAACGGGAACGTGCGGGGAAATGCCTGGATCGGATGGAACGAAAAGACTGTCGCACCCTTCGCCTTCACCGGATCCAGGACCGACGCTGTCAACATGCCGCTTGCATGACAGACCGCAACGCCTTTGAAGTCGCGATCGAGCCGGGCCAGAGCACGAACCACATCGGCCACGGCCCCGTGAGGGGTGGTGATGAGGATCAGATTGATCGTGGCGGGGATCGCCGCAAGTTCCGTCCCGGCGTTGTCACAACCGATGAATTCCGCGGATGTGCGGGCGGATCGTGATGTGCGGGAGATGACGCAGGAGACCCGGTGCCCCTGCTCGACCAGGACGCGGCCGAGCGAGGTGCCGACCTTCCCACCGCCGATGATCGCGGCGTCCCAGTGTTCCGGAGTTTTAGTTCTTCCCATGGTCTTCGATGTCCTGGATCACTGCTGACAGATAGCCAACGACACTTTGATGGTCCCCGGTGATCATGCCTGAATGCGACCGCGAGAGAACGGTCGGGGTACGCGCACCCAGCATGTCACATGCCTTCAACACCGCCGCCACCGGCCCGCCACCGCACGCTTCCGCCGTCCCTGCTTCGAGGTCCAGCATCAACCGCGCGGGATCGAACGCCTGGATGTCCGCCGCGACCACATCATCCAGCCGCTGCGCAACATCGGCGGCCGAGAAATGCGAGAGGTCCGTGCTCGCAACAAGGAGCGCGTCGGTTCCCCGGCAGAGCGTCGCGAGTGCAGCACCGAGAGCAAAACAGTGTTCCTGCGACTGGTTGCCGATCACCAGCGGGAGCAGAGCAAATTCCCCAAGGGCGCACTGGAGGAATGGCAACTGGACCTCCAGAGCGTGTTCGGTCCCGTGCCCCTTCATCGAGACCAGGATCCCGGGCATCACTTCTGCAAGCCGGGAGCGCATTCCGGCTGCGACCGGGACCTCACCGAGCGGGGTGACATATGCATCACCCGGATACACGGAGATCCCGTCAAAGAATTCACGATGGCTGGGTGACACGACCACCACGACGCTCCGTTCGGTTCCGCGGAGCTGCGCATAGGCGGCTGCCGCGGTCTCACCGGAATAGACATACCCTGCATGCGGCGCGATGAGTCCGATGATGTTCCCCGGTCCGATGCCGATGGACACGCCGTCCAGCAACCCGCGCACCGTCTGTTCGAGTTCCTCCGCATCCGAAGGATAGAACATGCCCGCCACGGCGGGCTTGCGCACACGTTTCATTGTGCTCCCCCGGCGGGCGCCTCAGCGAACACTTCTGCGCTGAAGGCCTCGATCACCGCCCCTGGGTCGCGCCACGCACCTACGGGGAGCCCGGCCTTGCGGCAGGTATTCTCGAGGAACTCCTCTACGCCCCAGCCGTATTCCGTGGCGACCTGTGGGAGCAGGAGGCCACGGCGGCCGCGGCATTGGATGACGAGGCCGTCCCTGCCGATCATGATCTCCTCAGGCGAGGTGATACGCCGCATGGGTGTCAGGACCGAGACCTCGATCTGCACCCGGGGCAATTCCCCGGGTGCAAGTGGTTCGAATCGCGGATCACCGAACGCAGCCTTGCGCGCGACCTCTTCCACCGCGGTGCGCACCGGACCGGGATATTCAATGTACCCGATACACCCCCGGAGGTCGCCCTCGATGCGCAGCGTAACGAAAGCACCGCCTGTCTGATCGACCGGTTCCTCGAGTTTCACCTCACCCACGCGCCCTTCCTCGACCGGCCCCCGGTGGCGCTTCGCCATTTCCCGGGCGATCGATCCTCGTGCAACCCGGAGCAGCAACCGCTGTTGTGCTTGTGAAAGCATGGGATTTGAACTCCCGCTAACTCAGTAACGTAATCAAATCGTCTCAGACTATCAAGGAAGGGATCAGCAGGAACAGCGTAAATCCGGCATTTCAGAGGGGTTCCGGGCTCCCGGGAGTCCAGCTTGCTTCTCAGAGCATGCTTGACTACATTTTTTCTTTCCATAACAATCGGGGACGGAAAATCATGGCGTTGATGGTAAGTATCTCAGGTATCCGTGGCGTTGTGGGTTCGACCTTGACCCCGGACGTGATCATCCGGTACGTAGCCGGTTTTGGTTCATACTGCCGGAGCCGGTCCACCGGGCCGGTAACGGTGGTGGTCGGGCGGGATGGGAGGATCACCGGCGCAGCCATCACAGACATGATCACTTCCGCACTCACAATGTCCGGCATCCACGTCATGGATATTGGCATTTGCCCTACGCCGACCGTACAGCTCGCCGTCGAGCACGAGCACGCAGCGGGCGGGATCGCGATCACCGCAAGTCACAACCCGATGCAGTGGAATGGGATGAAATTCATGGCATCAACGGGGCTTTTCCTGGACGGGGCGGAGAATGCCGAGTTCTGGAAGCACGCCGGACAGCCGCACACGTATGTGGCGTGGGATGCGATCGGCACGCTATCGCGGCGCGGCGACTGGCTTGCGCGTCACATCGCGCTTGTCCTGGACCTCCCTCTCGTGAAGCCGGACGTCATCAGGAAGCGCCGTTTCCGGGTGGTGGTCGATTGCGTCAACGCGGCAGGTGGTGCCATCGTTCCGGCACTCCTGCGCGAGCTGGGATGCGACGTGATCGAGATGGCGTGCGATGTGAGCGGAGTGTTCAGCCATACCCCCGAACCGATCCCGGAGAACCTGACCGGCCTGGCTGGCCGGGTGCGTTCGGAGCATGCGGATCTGGGCATCGCGGTGGATCCTGACGTGGACCGCCTGGTACTGATCAATGAGAAAGGCGAGCCGTACGGGGAAGAGTACACGATCGCCACGGTGGTCGACCATGTATTGAAGACACAGGGAGGCAAGGGGCAGACCGTTGTCGCGAACCTTTCGACCACCCGCGCTGTCGATGATATTGCACGCCGGTACGGTGCGACTCCTGTGCGCACCCCGGTCGGCGAGATCAATGTTGCTTCCGCCATGAAGCGCCTCGGCGCCGTGGTCGGCGGCGAAGGAAGCGGCGGCGTGATCCTGCCTGCGCTCCATTACGGCCGCGATGCGATCGTGGGCATCGGATTGATCCTTCAGGCGCTCGCTGAATCCGGAGGGACGCTCAGCCAGCTCAAAGCGTCGCTCCCGCAGTACTGTATCGCCAAAGGCAAGATGGAGCTCGCGGGCATCGCTCCGGAGGAGGTCCTCGAGACGATGAAGAAGCGCCATGCAACGGAGGGCACGGTGAACACCGACGACGGTGTGAAGATCGACTTCCCCGATGCATGGGTCCATTTCCGAAAATCCAACACCGAACCGATCGTCCGGATCATCGGTGAAAGCGCGACGATGGAGAGTGCGCTGGCGCTCGTCACACGCTTCCAGGATGAGATCCGGACGCTGATGCCTGCGCATGGGTGACCACCGGCGGATCGTCCGCGAGATATTGTCCCTCGCGCGCGTCCCCGGCATCGGCCCGGCGCGTCTCCGGGCTCTTCTTGAACACTTCAAGGACAGTGGCGCGGTCCTCCGCGCCTCTGTCCGCGACCTCACCTGCGTCCCCGGCATCGAGCAGAAGATCGCCTGCACGATCTCCTCGTTCTTCCGGAACGGTGTTCCGGAAGAGACCGCGGCGATCGTTGACGAACAGATCGCGCGGATGGAGACGGTCGGCGCAGCATTCGTCACCATCCTTGATCCGCACTATCCACCCCATCTGCGTACCATCTACGATCCCCCCGCGTTCCTGTTCATGCTCGGAAGCATCGCACCGCAGGATGCCGCGGGCATTGCGATCGTGGGAACACGCGATCCATCCACGTACGGCAAACGGACAGCGGAGGTGTTCGCGTCAGCACTTGTCGCGCGCGGCATCACGGTCGTGAGCGGGCTCGCGCGCGGCATCGACACCATCGCGCATGCCGCCGCCCTCCAGGCCGGAGGCCGGACGATCGCGGTCATCGGGTCCGGGTTGGACGTACTCTACCCCGCGGAGAACGGCCCGCTTGCGCGCCGCATCATGGCGCAGGGCGCTGTGCTTTCAGAGTTCGCCATGGGAGCGAAACCCGATGCGGTCAATTTCCCGCAGCGCAACCGGACCGTCAGCGGTATGACGCTCGGTACCCTCGTCATCGAGACGCGGGTCGATGGGGGTGCGATGATCACGGCGCGCTCTGCGCTGGACCAGGACCGCGAGGTCTTCGCCATACCGTCGCCGGTGAGTGGGACGGAGCGCAGCGGTACGAACCTGCTTCTCCGTGAGGGGCGCGCGTTGCTCACGGAGACCGTGGAGGACATCATCACGGAGCTTGGCCCGAAACTCCAGGGGCTCATCCCCGACGTCCCCCGGGCACCGGTGCGGATCATTCCTCCACTCTCCCTTTTCGAACAGCAGGTGCTGGATGTCCTGACCGCGGACCCCCTCCATATCGACGTCATAGCCGAACAGACCTCGCTGACGGCCGCGGATGCCCTTGTCCGCCTGCTGGGGCTGGAATGCAAGAGCGTGGTCCGGCAGCTTCCGGGGAAGTATTTCGTGCGGCTGTGACCCCTTTGCTTTCTCGGAAGAAAGATGTATATTTTGTGGTATGCTTATTGTGGATACAATATTCGTGGACGAAGCGATATCCCCGGGCACGGTTCTGCTGTGATCTGCAGGCGTGCAAGGGTGCCTGTTGTACGCTGGAAGGCGGACGCGGGGCGCCCGTGGAGGATGCTGAGATCCCCTTGTTGATGGCGGCCATGCCGGCAGCCATGGCCTATCTCCGTCCGGAGAGCCTCGCGGAATTGCAGCGGGTCGGCCCCCTGGACGGGGCGGCGGGGAACTTCGCGACGACCTGCATCGAGCATCGTGAATGTGTGTTCGTCTATTTCGACGAACAGAAGGTCGCACGCTGCGCTTTCGAGCGCGCTCACCGCGAAGGGCTCACCTCCTGGGCGAAGCCCCTCTCCTGTCACCTCTTCC
Proteins encoded in this region:
- a CDS encoding ZIP family metal transporter, which codes for MTLAVLLYGLVAGGAEVLGGVFVVLRRSWPARVQEYLLALSAGFLLSLVFIELVPEALHTVGPSAPLYMLAGYAVLHFFEHTIVGHLHFGEETHSEVMISQVASYSTFLGLCIHAFFDGFTIAVGIQFDYLVGLLIFIAVTMHKIPEGLTIASVMLAAKHDRRMALIASIVVGVATFLGAASALMLGGISEKLVGIAFAFSAGIATYVGASDLIPEINHSKNRIIPLLVFVGMMLFYAGKVGLETFAGIGH
- a CDS encoding tetratricopeptide repeat protein — its product is MKYRFLLLLLLIPLFRSNGQVPKDSVFEAAVQRGISHVYNLEFEAADQDFATLVRLRPSHPAGHFFRAMVLWWKIMIDIDDQQYDQRFYRNLDHVVAICDSMLDLNENDVDAIFFKGGAIGFEGRLRFHRDEWMEAAYAGRQALPLVRKASELDPGNYDIYLGTGIYNYYAEVIPNEYPVVKPLMLFVPAGDRAKGLEQLIIASQKAKYAAVETSYFLLQIYYSYERDYTKALALAQSLHDRFPGNMVFHKYLGRCYAVMGNYERAAGVWAEIQAKCRQGARGYTMNVEREAEYYLGTCATALHKYDEALLHLYRCDELSRQLDVKEPSGFMTMANLKIGHVYDLQGKREPARKQYTKVLGLKSYKDAHQQAERYMTTPYAQ
- a CDS encoding CPBP family intramembrane metalloprotease, whose protein sequence is MKDAIRYVFLTRHGDVRSGWKIMMFLIGTAFLASGVVALSRWAGLASDIVDALLLLSTVLFVTWVIVRFVNQKPLAAIGLWFHPRAVRELGMGFLIGFLMMSGIFIVLLALGYARVGWLDRSFGEIFFTVVYAVAFFSLAAASEEVLFRGYVFQTLSQGITVLPSILIMSAIFGVGHINNPNANALSTANVVLAGIWLSFAYQKTRSLWLPFGLHMAWNFTQTTVYGFPTSGITFSEHRLWNATVAGPEWITGGSFGPEGSVLATLALILGTWYILKSRYLAAPEGIITLDSVEDVLPPVPPAGATSTDGVVA
- a CDS encoding glycine--tRNA ligase, coding for MANNTDVMEKIVSLAKRRGFVFQSSEIYGGLNGCWDYGPLGVELLRNVKEQWWQAMTYREDVEGLDAAILMHPTVWEASGHVANFTDPMVDCKECKARFRADQVEDAMCGSAAYKGRKAHKCQSEGKFTEARQFNLMFKTFVGPVEDAGAVVYLRPETAQGIFVNFLNVQASSRQKVPFGIAQIGKAFRNEINTKNFLFRTREFEQMEMQFFVKPGSDVEWFNYWKEQRIAWFQGLGMGMDKLRFHQHEPDKLAHYAKDAYDIEYLFPFGWGEIEGIHNRSDFDLTQHEKYSGKSMKYFEEQGKEKFTPFIIETSAGASRSFMAFLVNAYNEEEAPTADGKTETRVVMKLHPKLAPTKAAIFPLVNRDGMPEISKKIEAELRPHFRVFYDDSGAVGRRYRRQDEVGTPFCITVDSQTLTDQSVTVRERDSMKQERVAAAQLLTYLRERF
- a CDS encoding enoyl-CoA hydratase/isomerase family protein; protein product: MAYTTILIDVRDGVGTITINRPDKLNALNAMAKKELHDAVTELRDDPAVGAIVITGAGDKSFVAGTDIEELTALDRDSGEAFSRGGQAVFDLIERCGKPVIAAVNGYALGGGCELALACTLRIASDKARFGQPEINLGIIPGYGGTQRLPRLIGQGRALAMMLTGAPVSADEAHRIGLVNMVVPHADLAAAASQMAGTLAGKSRPAVRALIEAVHAAGSGSPADGMKVEAALFGASCATGDGREGVRAFLEKRPPAFKDT
- a CDS encoding DUF2520 domain-containing protein, whose protein sequence is MGRTKTPEHWDAAIIGGGKVGTSLGRVLVEQGHRVSCVISRTSRSARTSAEFIGCDNAGTELAAIPATINLILITTPHGAVADVVRALARLDRDFKGVAVCHASGMLTASVLDPVKAKGATVFSFHPIQAFPRTFPFEDIVPNIRGIYYGVDGAAAGVRAAYALARALKGYVIEVPPAMREFYHAAAVVASNHLTTLFGVLRQMSSTFAPEGTDWMSIYFPIIMGSIGNARAATPEVALTGPIARGGVETVARHLDALERFAPDLTPFYAAVSLETTRLATRSGSLAPAQKDELLRLLEPHLPLKGQKRKHL
- the amrB gene encoding AmmeMemoRadiSam system protein B — protein: MKRVRKPAVAGMFYPSDAEELEQTVRGLLDGVSIGIGPGNIIGLIAPHAGYVYSGETAAAAYAQLRGTERSVVVVVSPSHREFFDGISVYPGDAYVTPLGEVPVAAGMRSRLAEVMPGILVSMKGHGTEHALEVQLPFLQCALGEFALLPLVIGNQSQEHCFALGAALATLCRGTDALLVASTDLSHFSAADVAQRLDDVVAADIQAFDPARLMLDLEAGTAEACGGGPVAAVLKACDMLGARTPTVLSRSHSGMITGDHQSVVGYLSAVIQDIEDHGKN
- the amrA gene encoding AmmeMemoRadiSam system protein A → MLSQAQQRLLLRVARGSIAREMAKRHRGPVEEGRVGEVKLEEPVDQTGGAFVTLRIEGDLRGCIGYIEYPGPVRTAVEEVARKAAFGDPRFEPLAPGELPRVQIEVSVLTPMRRITSPEEIMIGRDGLVIQCRGRRGLLLPQVATEYGWGVEEFLENTCRKAGLPVGAWRDPGAVIEAFSAEVFAEAPAGGAQ
- the glmM gene encoding phosphoglucosamine mutase, encoding MMALMVSISGIRGVVGSTLTPDVIIRYVAGFGSYCRSRSTGPVTVVVGRDGRITGAAITDMITSALTMSGIHVMDIGICPTPTVQLAVEHEHAAGGIAITASHNPMQWNGMKFMASTGLFLDGAENAEFWKHAGQPHTYVAWDAIGTLSRRGDWLARHIALVLDLPLVKPDVIRKRRFRVVVDCVNAAGGAIVPALLRELGCDVIEMACDVSGVFSHTPEPIPENLTGLAGRVRSEHADLGIAVDPDVDRLVLINEKGEPYGEEYTIATVVDHVLKTQGGKGQTVVANLSTTRAVDDIARRYGATPVRTPVGEINVASAMKRLGAVVGGEGSGGVILPALHYGRDAIVGIGLILQALAESGGTLSQLKASLPQYCIAKGKMELAGIAPEEVLETMKKRHATEGTVNTDDGVKIDFPDAWVHFRKSNTEPIVRIIGESATMESALALVTRFQDEIRTLMPAHG
- the dprA gene encoding DNA-protecting protein DprA, producing MGDHRRIVREILSLARVPGIGPARLRALLEHFKDSGAVLRASVRDLTCVPGIEQKIACTISSFFRNGVPEETAAIVDEQIARMETVGAAFVTILDPHYPPHLRTIYDPPAFLFMLGSIAPQDAAGIAIVGTRDPSTYGKRTAEVFASALVARGITVVSGLARGIDTIAHAAALQAGGRTIAVIGSGLDVLYPAENGPLARRIMAQGAVLSEFAMGAKPDAVNFPQRNRTVSGMTLGTLVIETRVDGGAMITARSALDQDREVFAIPSPVSGTERSGTNLLLREGRALLTETVEDIITELGPKLQGLIPDVPRAPVRIIPPLSLFEQQVLDVLTADPLHIDVIAEQTSLTAADALVRLLGLECKSVVRQLPGKYFVRL